Proteins co-encoded in one Medicago truncatula cultivar Jemalong A17 chromosome 8, MtrunA17r5.0-ANR, whole genome shotgun sequence genomic window:
- the LOC120577704 gene encoding 40S ribosomal protein S17 encodes MGRVRTKTVKKSSRQVIERNYPRMTLDFHTNKKILEEVALIPSKRLRNKIAGFSTHLMKRIQKGPVRGISLKLQEEERERRMDFVPDVSAIRTDHIEVDKETLDMLAALGMSEIPGVVQVDPVPVQQIPFGRGAGAAGGAGRRF; translated from the coding sequence ATGGGACGAGTCCGAACCAAAACCGTGAAGAAATCCTCTCGTCAAGTCATCGAGCGTAACTATCCTAGAATGACACTGGATTTCCACACCAACAAGAAGATCCTTGAAGAAGTTGCTTTGATTCCATCAAAGCGTCTTCGTAACAAGATCGCTGGATTCTCCACGCATCTTATGAAGCGTATTCAAAAGGGACCTGTTCGCGGAATTTCATTGAAGCTGCAAGAGGAGGAGCGTGAACGTCGTATGGACTTCGTTCCTGATGTTTCTGCCATTAGGACTGATCATATTGAGGTTGATAAGGAAACCCTAGACATGCTTGCTGCTCTTGGTATGTCCGAGATTCCTGGTGTTGTTCAGGTTGATCCAGTTCCCGTTCAGCAGATCCCGTTCGGTCGTGGTGCTGGTGCTGCTGGAGGTGCTGGAAGGaggttttaa
- the LOC120577666 gene encoding 40S ribosomal protein S17, with protein sequence MGRVRTKTVKKSSRQVIECHCPRVTLDFHTNKKILEEVALIPSKRLRNKIAGFSTLLMKRIQKGPVRGISLKLQEEERERRMDFVPDVSAIRTDHIEVDKETIDMLAALGMSKIPGVVHVDRVPVQ encoded by the coding sequence ATGGGACGAGTCCGAACCAAAACCGTGAAGAAATCCTCTCGTCAAGTCATCGAGTGTCACTGCCCTAGAGTGACACTGGATTTCCACACCAACAAGAAGATCCTTGAAGAAGTTGCTTTGATTCCATCAAAGCGTCTTCGTAACAAGATTGCTGGATTCTCCACTCTTCTCATGAAGCGTATCCAAAAGGGACCTGTTCGTGGAATCTCCTTGAAGCTGCAAGAGGAGGAGCGTGAGCGTCGTATGGATTTCGTTCCTGATGTTTCTGCTATTAGGACTGATCATATTGAGGTTGATAAGGAAACCATTGACATGCTTGCTGCTCTTGGCATGTCGAAGATTCCTGGTGTTGTTCATGTTGATCGTGTTCCTGTTCAGTAG
- the LOC120577699 gene encoding purple acid phosphatase 7: MAWCLNQRMLSSVIFLLSVSLCLLSNHSSIAEKLPRFEHHLKPQQQSLNFLVVGDWGRKGNYNQSLVAHQMGIVGEKLNIDFVISTGDNFYEDGLKGVDDPAFYESFANIYTAPSLQKVWYNVLGNHDYRGDVEAQLSPILRLKDSRWVCLRSFILDGGIVEFFFVDTTPFVEKYFTDPEEHTYDWNGVLPRESYRAKLLKDVNSSLVQSKAKWKIVVGHHTIKTAGHHGNTQELEEQLLPILKSNNIDAYINGHDHCLEHIIDKESGIPFFTSGGGSKAWRGDIRPWDPKELKLYHDGQGFMSVQITENNADIVFYDVFGKVLHRWNITKEMSAAA, from the exons ATGGCTTGGTGCTTAAACCAACGCATGTTATCTTCTGTTATCTTCCTCCTTAGCGTCTCATTATGCTTATTGTCGAATCATTCTTCCATTGCTGAGAAGCTTCCAAGGTTTGAACACCATCTTAAACCACAACAACAATCTCTTAACTTTTTGGTTGTTGGAGATTGGGGAAGAAAAGGAAACTACAATCAATCTTTGGTGGCCCATCAG ATGGGAATTGTAGGAGAGAAATTAAATATAGATTTTGTGATCTCAACTGGTGACAATTTTTATGAAGATGGTTTAAAAGGAGTTGATGATCCAGCATTCTATGAATCATTTGCCAACATCTACACAGCCCCAAGCTTGCAAAAGGTTTGGTACAATG TTTTGGGAAACCATGACTATAGAGGTGATGTTGAAGCACAATTAAGCCCAATTTTAAGACTAAAAGATAGCAGATGGGTTTGCTTGAGATCTTTTATTCTTGATGGAG gaattGTAGAATTTTTCTTTGTCGACACAACTCCTTTTGTAGAAAAGTACTTTACGGATCCAGAAGAGCACACATATGATTGGAATGGCGTGCTTCCTCGCGAATCTTACCGTGCAAAACTCTTGAAG GATGTTAATTCATCTTTGGTGCAATCCAAGGCAAAATGGAAAATAGTGGTGGGTCATCATACCATCAAAACTGCTGGGCATCATGGTAATACACAAGAGCTTGAGGAGCAACTTCTTCCCATCTTAAAG TCAAACAATATTGATGCATACATCAATGGACATGACCATTGTTTGGAGCACATAATCGACAAAGAGAG TGGAATTCCATTTTTCACAAGCGGAGGCGGATCAAAAGCATGGAGAGGCGATATCAGGCCATGGGATCCGAAAGAATTGAAGTTGTATCATGATGGACAAGGATTCATGTCTGTGCAGATCACAGAAAATAATGCTGATATTGTATTCTATGACGTTTTTGGCAAAGTTTTGCATAGATGGAACATAACCAAAGAAATGAGTGCAGCGGCATAG